The following are encoded together in the Bradyrhizobium sp. CCGUVB1N3 genome:
- a CDS encoding IS5 family transposase (programmed frameshift) gives MAKALYLLNDAEWRRIEPLLPRGRRGARRVDDRRVISGIVYMLRSGGRWRDCPAGYGPYTTIYNRYNRWSRQGIWHDIFKALTGHSGIFGTVAIDSTHVKAHRSAAGAKGGTSQGIGRSRGGRTTKLHGLTDAKGRPRVLLLTAGNVNDITVAADLVRAIGPFRRLIADRGYDADHLRHLIKGRKAEPVIPSTTSRRSPIPYDKRAYKQRNRVERMWCRLKDWRRIATRYDKLARNYLSAAFIAAAVTYWLN, from the exons ATGGCGAAGGCGCTCTACCTTTTGAACGATGCGGAATGGCGGCGGATCGAGCCGTTGTTGCCCCGTGGTCGGCGTGGAGCGCGTCGCGTCGACGATCGCCGGGTGATCAGCGGGATCGTCTACATGCTGCGTTCGGGCGGTCGCTGGCGCGATTGCCCGGCGGGGTATGGTCCCTACACGACGATCTACAATCGCTATAATCGCTGGAGCCGTCAGGGGATTTGGCACGACATCTTCAAGGCTCTGACCGGTCATAGCGGCATCTTCGGCACCGTCGCCATCGACAGCACCCACGTCAAAGCCCACCGCTCCGCCGCTGGCGCAAAAGGGGGGACTTCG CAAGGTATCGGCCGCTCGCGCGGCGGGCGCACGACGAAGCTCCACGGCCTGACCGACGCCAAAGGACGGCCTCGGGTGCTTTTGCTCACCGCCGGCAATGTCAACGACATCACCGTTGCCGCCGATCTGGTCCGCGCTATCGGTCCCTTCCGCCGCCTGATCGCCGACCGCGGATACGACGCCGATCACCTGCGCCACCTGATCAAGGGCCGCAAAGCTGAACCGGTCATCCCCTCGACCACATCAAGGCGCAGCCCTATTCCTTACGACAAACGCGCTTACAAGCAGCGAAACCGCGTCGAACGTATGTGGTGCAGACTCAAAGACTGGCGTCGCATCGCCACCCGATACGACAAACTCGCCAGGAATTACCTCAGTGCAGCCTTCATCGCCGCCGCAGTCACCTATTGGCTCAATTGA
- a CDS encoding CaiB/BaiF CoA-transferase family protein: protein MTSEAAIGAMSGLRVIDLTRVLGGPYCTQILADHGADVIKVEPPAGDEVREWGPPFHEEDAAYFVGINRNKRSIGLDLASEGGRAVLLKMLETADVLIENFKPGTLEKWGIGNEVLREKFPRVVHCRICGFGADGPRGGNPGYDAIIQAMTGMIAATGSRDSGPMRIGVPLVDITTGLYAAIGILMALSERQRSGQGQFLETTLYETGLAIMHPHTANYFMHGKPPGLTGNEHPNLVPYAIFPTRTDDIFIGVGNDGTFRKLAKEIGKPELGTDPRFARNKDRIANREALRAELAAVFSQHEAEPLCDRLLAAGLPAGPVQKIDQALNNPHTIYRGDIIEKDWYKGVASPIRLDRSKPSLRRVPPKFSQHATEVLGEFGYSTAEIDAMVENGVVCGPERKR, encoded by the coding sequence ATGACTTCCGAAGCCGCAATCGGTGCAATGAGCGGATTGCGCGTGATCGATCTCACGCGCGTGCTCGGCGGCCCCTATTGCACGCAGATTCTCGCCGACCACGGCGCCGACGTGATCAAGGTCGAGCCGCCCGCAGGCGATGAGGTGCGCGAATGGGGACCTCCCTTCCATGAGGAGGACGCGGCCTACTTCGTCGGCATCAACCGCAACAAGCGCTCGATCGGCCTCGACCTCGCCTCCGAGGGCGGCCGCGCCGTGCTGCTCAAGATGCTGGAGACGGCCGACGTCCTGATCGAGAATTTCAAGCCCGGCACGCTGGAGAAATGGGGCATCGGTAACGAGGTGCTGCGCGAAAAATTTCCGCGCGTCGTGCATTGCCGGATCTGCGGCTTCGGCGCCGATGGCCCGCGAGGCGGCAATCCCGGCTATGACGCCATCATCCAGGCGATGACCGGCATGATCGCGGCGACGGGCTCGCGCGACAGCGGGCCGATGCGGATCGGCGTGCCGCTGGTCGACATCACCACCGGGCTCTATGCGGCGATCGGCATCCTGATGGCGCTGTCGGAGCGACAGCGATCGGGCCAGGGGCAATTCCTCGAGACGACGCTCTACGAGACCGGCCTTGCGATCATGCATCCGCACACCGCGAACTACTTCATGCACGGCAAGCCCCCTGGCCTGACCGGCAACGAGCATCCCAATCTCGTGCCCTATGCGATCTTCCCGACCAGGACGGACGACATCTTCATCGGCGTCGGCAATGACGGCACTTTCCGAAAACTGGCCAAGGAGATCGGCAAGCCCGAGCTCGGCACCGATCCACGCTTTGCCCGCAACAAGGACCGCATCGCCAATCGCGAGGCGCTGCGCGCCGAGCTTGCCGCGGTGTTCAGCCAGCATGAGGCCGAGCCGCTATGCGACCGGTTGCTTGCGGCAGGACTGCCCGCGGGTCCGGTGCAGAAGATCGACCAGGCGTTGAACAATCCGCACACGATCTACCGCGGCGATATTATCGAGAAGGACTGGTACAAAGGCGTCGCCTCGCCGATCCGGCTCGATCGCAGCAAGCCGAGCCTGCGCCGCGTGCCACCGAAATTCAGCCAGCATGCCACTGAAGTGCTCGGCGAGTTCGGATATTCCACGGCCGAGATCGACGCGATGGTCGAGAACGGCGTGGTCTGCGGTCCCGAGCGCAAGCGCTAG
- a CDS encoding organic hydroperoxide resistance protein — MSVNVLYKTSAKATGGRDGHAATLDGALDVKLTTPKELGGGGGAGNNPEQLFAAGYAACFIGAMKFVASQGGPKVPADTSVTSTVGIGPRSEGGLDVELVVSLPGVPRAEAEALVEKAHQVCPYSNATRGNVDVRLKVA, encoded by the coding sequence ATGTCCGTGAACGTCCTCTACAAGACCAGCGCCAAGGCCACCGGCGGCCGCGACGGCCACGCTGCAACCCTCGACGGCGCGCTGGACGTGAAGCTCACCACCCCGAAGGAGCTCGGCGGCGGCGGCGGTGCGGGCAACAATCCCGAGCAGCTGTTCGCGGCCGGCTATGCTGCCTGCTTCATCGGCGCGATGAAGTTCGTGGCCTCCCAGGGCGGGCCGAAGGTTCCCGCCGACACCTCGGTGACCTCGACGGTCGGCATCGGCCCGCGCTCGGAAGGCGGCCTCGACGTCGAGCTCGTGGTTTCGTTGCCCGGCGTTCCCCGCGCGGAGGCCGAGGCACTGGTCGAGAAGGCCCATCAGGTTTGCCCGTACTCCAACGCGACCCGTGGCAACGTCGACGTCCGCCTGAAGGTTGCGTGA